In Zingiber officinale cultivar Zhangliang chromosome 3B, Zo_v1.1, whole genome shotgun sequence, a single window of DNA contains:
- the LOC122056112 gene encoding protein WALLS ARE THIN 1-like, whose product MADVEAKKVCGMPERVQLHVAMLALQFGYAGFHVVSRAALNMGISKVVFPVYRNIIALVLLIPFAYFLEKKDRPAMSLSFAVQFFLLALCGITANQGFYLLGLENTSPTFASAIQNSVPAITFLMAALLRIEKVRFDRRDGVAKMTGTLACVAGATIITLYKGPTIFGPSKMTLNSTAAPATMLWLQDDRMGKSWTLGCIYLIGHCLSWSGWLVLQAPVLKKYPARLSVTSYTCFFGVIQFLIIAAFLERDTDAWRFHSGSELFTILYAGFVASGIAFAVQIWCIDRGGPVFVAVYQPVQTLVVAIMASIALGEEFYLGGIIGAIFIIAGLYLVLWGKSEERAFTAREAAAATSSNPEHDALRTAAASFKASSIKQPLLPTSTTSESV is encoded by the exons ATGGCGGACGTGGAGGCCAAGAAGGTGTGCGGGATGCCGGAGAGGGTGCAGCTGCATGTGGCCATGCTGGCCTTGCAGTTTGGCTATGCCGGCTTCCATGTCGTGTCCCGGGCGGCGCTCAACATGGGCATCAGCAAGGTGGTCTTCCCCGTCTACCGCAACATCATCGCCCTGGTCCTCCTTATCCCCTTTGCCTACTTCCTCGAGAA GAAGGACAGACCAGCCATGTCGCTCTCCTtcgcggttcagttcttcctccTCGCTCTGTGtgg TATCACTGCGAACCAAGGGTTCTACCTGCTCGGCCTCGAGAACACGTCTCCGACCTTCGCCTCCGCCATCCAGAACTCTGTTCCGGCCATCACCTTCCTCATGGCCGCCCTTCTCAG GATAGAGAAAGTGCGGTTCGACCGGCGCGACGGCGTCGCGAAGATGACCGGCACGCTCGCGTGCGTCGCCGGCGCCACCATCATCACTCTGTACAAAGGCCCCACCATCTTCGGACCCTCGAAGATGACCCTGAACAGCACGGCGGCGCCGGCGACGATGCTGTGGTTGCAGGATGACAGAATGGGGAAGAGCTGGACGCTGGGCTGCATCTACCTCATCGGCCACTGCCTGTCGTGGTCCGGCTGGCTGGTGCTCCAGGCGCCGGTGCTGAAGAAGTACCCGGCGCGGCTGTCGGTCACCTCCTACACTTGCTTCTTCGGCGTCATCCAGTTCCTGATCATTGCCGCCTTCCTCGAGAGGGACACCGACGCTTGGAGGTTCCACTCCGGCAGCGAGCTCTTCACCATCCTCTACGCG GGTTTTGTGGCATCTGGCATTGCCTTTGCTGTTCAAATCTGGTGCATCGACCGTGGCGGTCCAGTTTTCGTGGCAGTTTACCAGCCAGTGCAAACTCTAGTTGTTGCCATCATGGCCTCCATTGCCTTGGGCGAGGAGTTCTACCTCGGCGG CATCATTGGTGCTATATTCATCATAGCTGGGCTTTATTTGGTCTTATGGGGGAAGAGCGAAGAGAGGGCCTTCACCGCGAGAGAAGCAGCAGCCGCGACCTCCTCCAACCCTGAACACGATGCTCTCCGAACTGCTGCTGCTTCCTTCAAGGCTTCTTCCATCAAGCAGCCACTCTTGCCAACATCAACAACCTCTGAAAGTGTTTAA
- the LOC122056113 gene encoding bet1-like SNARE 1-1 yields MNSRRDYRGSRAALFAGIEEGGIRASHYSSHEISEHDNDLAIEGLQDRVSILKRLTGDIHEEVESHNRLLDRMGNDMDSSRGVLSGTVDRFKMVFQTKSGRRTVTLVASFVALFLFIYFLTK; encoded by the exons ATGAATTCGAGGAG GGACTATCGTGGTAGTAGAGCTGCTCTTTTTGCTGGCATTGAAGAAGGTGGTATCCGAGCTTCACATTACTCATCTCATGAAATTTCTGAGCATGATAACGATCTAGCTATTGAAGGACTGCAAGATAGAGTCAGCATTTTGAAGAGA TTGACAGGTGATATCCATGAAGAGGTTGAGAGTCACAACAGACTGCTTGATCGCATG GGCAATGACATGGATTCATCAAGGGGAGTTCTTTCTGGAACTGTGGATCGGTTCAAGATG GTTTTCCAGACCAAATCTGGGCGTCGAACAGTGACCCTCGTCGCATCCTTTGTAGCTCTCTTCTTATTCATCTATTTCCTCACCAAGTAG